From the Nitrospinota bacterium genome, the window TGACAGGGTCCTCTGCTCGAGGCTTGGCGTAGAAGCCGTACAGATGATCAAGCGTAAAGAGTTCGGTATGATGGCCTGCTTGAGGACGCCTCATATCAAGACTGTTCCTCTCAAAGAAGCCGCTGTTAACAGAACTGTGGAGGCGGACAATCCGGTTGTCCAGTCCGCAAAATCAATAGGGATTTCATTTGGCGACTGATCCTGATCCGTTTGTTCTTTAGAACATCGAAAGGCCGTATCTAACTTTTTGAAGGCTGGAAGTCACATAGACGCAGCTGGACGATCTTGAACATTTCTCCCCTGTTTATGACGGTCGGCGTTACGACAATATCGTAAACTCCCTCTCCGTTTTCAATTTCCTTAAACTTCTCCGACATGCTGAATCCTATGCCATCTATCACCCTGTCCTTATAACTAACCTCGAATCTGATATGCTCCTTTTCACGGCCAACCAGATACGGCTTGCTGACAAACGACACCCCCTTGATCAAGAATTTTGGATAGGGGTATTGCGGACCGAAAGGGCCAAGTTCAAGGATATCTTCAACCGATTCAAGATAAAGCTGATCCAGCGTCGCAACCTTATCTATCTGCATGACCTTATCAGTCGGCTCTATCGGCAATCCTTCCGCGGCAATTTTGATAAACTCATTTTTGAAGGTCTGCATATTCCCGACATTCAGCGCCAGACCTGCTGCATACTTGTGTCCGCCAAAATGGAGAAGAAGGTTCCGGCAGCGCGACAAGCCTTCATAGACGTGGAATGTTGGGGTACTCCTAGCAGAACCCTGGCAAATGTCACCTTCGATATTAAGCAGTATAGTTGGCAAATTATATCGTTCTACGACTTTTGAGGCTACTATTCCAATGACCCCCTGGTGCCACCCTTCCGAGGCAAGCACGATAGCCTTGTCCTTTTCAAGATCGACTTCCGATTCTATCAACGCCACAACCTCTCCAAGAATCCTCGCCTGAAGGTGCTGTCTTTTGGAATTCTCATCATCCATCATTTTCGCGATCTCCTTGGCATGGTTCTTATCCTCGGTGGTAAGGAGTTCGACGCCGAGACCGGCATTATGAAGCCTTCCTATAGCATTCAGCCTCGGTGCGAGGAAAAACCCTATATCCGTGTCTGCTATCGGCCTTGTGCCGAAATTTCCAAGGTTCATCAAGGCCCTTAAGCCTACCTTTCGGCTTTTCGCCATCTCCGCAAGACCAAGTCGTACCAACAGATGATTTTCGCCGATTAAAGGAACCATATCCGCAAGCGTTCCCAATGAGACAAGATCCAGACTTCTTTTGAGGTTCGGCTCGTTTTTCCTGTCAAGAATTCCTTCCTTGATGAAGGTATCCTTCAAGGCGCAGATTAGTTTGAACGCTATACCGACACCGGCAAGATGTTTAAAGGGATATCCGCATTCCGGCATTGACGGATTCAGCAGTGCACACGCGTTTGGAAGCGTCTCGGATACCTGGTGATGATCTGTTATTATTACGTCCAATGCAAGCTCGTTTGCCAAACCCACCTCTCTTACCGAAGTGACTCCGCAATCGACGGTTATCAGCAGATTTGCCCCTTCTTCGGCAATCTTTCTGATGGCTGCTTCGTTCAGTCCATATCCTTCATCGACCCTGTGCGGTATGTAATAGGACACATTAATGCCGAGGTGTTTAAAAAAAAGCATGAGAAGCGAAGTCGAAGACATGCCGTCGACGTCATAATCGCCGAAAATCGTTATCTTCTCCTTGTTTCGCACGGCCCTGGAGATCCTTTCCACCGCCCTATCCATTCCGGATATCAGAAACGGCGAATGAAGATCGTCAAAACCTGAATAAAGGAATTTTTCCGCTTTTTCGACAGTATCGATGCTCCTGTTAATAAGTATCCTCGCAACCAGCGGATTGAGATGGAGCTTGTTTTCAAACTCGGCTTGAACACCCTCATTTCCGGAGAGTATTTCCCAAGTGAAGTTCGTGTTAATAGCCGTCCGCCTTGTCGAACTGCCTCAGAAGGCGGTGTTGTACATCAAGTATCTCGCCGTTTTCACAAGGCAAATTATTAAAGAGGATGGAAAAGGCAAGTATATCTCCTGAATCGACCGGATAAAAGCCGGAAAGCGCACTCACGCTATTGAGAGTTCCAGTTTTAACCCTTATTGTTTTATTAGTGGATACCATCCTCTCCTCCACGGATCCATCCTTTCCCATAAGAGCGAGCGATGTGATGAATTCCGGCCCATATTCCCATTTTTTATACGCATGCTCAAGAAGATGAACTATAAGCGAGGTTGTAAGCCTGTTTTCCCTGGCAAACCCGGACCCGTCGTAGATTCTATATGAATCACTGTTGAATCCCATATTTCCCAGAAACTCCTCCACCCTCTTTACCCCATCGGATTGAGAACCGGGCGCGGCAACCGACTCGGCGGATATTGTTTTCAGAATATGTTCAGCCATGAAATTGTTGCTGTATTTATTCATGAAGGCAACCTGGTCGAAAAGCGGCTTGGATTCGTAAATGAACAGGCTCTTTGATTCTCCCTCTGGAAGATCATGAACCACCCCTCCGCCAAAAGTAACTCCCGACATGCTGAGAAAATGGATGAATGTCATACCAAAATATTCTAATGGATACTTCACGGAGCGGTAATAGATAAGGTCTTTGCTCTCGGAATGGATCTGTCCACCTACTACTACGGTTT encodes:
- a CDS encoding 6-phosphofructokinase, which produces DRVLCSRLGVEAVQMIKRKEFGMMACLRTPHIKTVPLKEAAVNRTVEADNPVVQSAKSIGISFGD
- the recJ gene encoding single-stranded-DNA-specific exonuclease RecJ; this translates as MVARILINRSIDTVEKAEKFLYSGFDDLHSPFLISGMDRAVERISRAVRNKEKITIFGDYDVDGMSSTSLLMLFFKHLGINVSYYIPHRVDEGYGLNEAAIRKIAEEGANLLITVDCGVTSVREVGLANELALDVIITDHHQVSETLPNACALLNPSMPECGYPFKHLAGVGIAFKLICALKDTFIKEGILDRKNEPNLKRSLDLVSLGTLADMVPLIGENHLLVRLGLAEMAKSRKVGLRALMNLGNFGTRPIADTDIGFFLAPRLNAIGRLHNAGLGVELLTTEDKNHAKEIAKMMDDENSKRQHLQARILGEVVALIESEVDLEKDKAIVLASEGWHQGVIGIVASKVVERYNLPTILLNIEGDICQGSARSTPTFHVYEGLSRCRNLLLHFGGHKYAAGLALNVGNMQTFKNEFIKIAAEGLPIEPTDKVMQIDKVATLDQLYLESVEDILELGPFGPQYPYPKFLIKGVSFVSKPYLVGREKEHIRFEVSYKDRVIDGIGFSMSEKFKEIENGEGVYDIVVTPTVINRGEMFKIVQLRLCDFQPSKS
- the dacB gene encoding D-alanyl-D-alanine carboxypeptidase/D-alanyl-D-alanine-endopeptidase is translated as MRHLAILLWILLLSFPAYGEEKSLLEKRINQVLANQCTESATVSMLVKSLGTGKVLYSKAPDLPMVPASTMKIVTSIAALEILKPDYIFKTHFSHTGTRVGDVINGDLIISGGGDPHIVIEDLFLMANELKKRGVNRVTGNLILDESYFELVPFPKGWKPSSKRRAYEAPIGALSFNFNSFAISIFPPIQTGGKAVVSLSPDSPYFSLINNVRVVNRGRSKITLDFKKRQGGGETVVVGGQIHSESKDLIYYRSVKYPLEYFGMTFIHFLSMSGVTFGGGVVHDLPEGESKSLFIYESKPLFDQVAFMNKYSNNFMAEHILKTISAESVAAPGSQSDGVKRVEEFLGNMGFNSDSYRIYDGSGFARENRLTTSLIVHLLEHAYKKWEYGPEFITSLALMGKDGSVEERMVSTNKTIRVKTGTLNSVSALSGFYPVDSGDILAFSILFNNLPCENGEILDVQHRLLRQFDKADGY